A genome region from Gopherus flavomarginatus isolate rGopFla2 chromosome 9, rGopFla2.mat.asm, whole genome shotgun sequence includes the following:
- the NME3 gene encoding LOW QUALITY PROTEIN: nucleoside diphosphate kinase 3 (The sequence of the model RefSeq protein was modified relative to this genomic sequence to represent the inferred CDS: deleted 1 base in 1 codon; substituted 1 base at 1 genomic stop codon) — translation MTAPTGYGTAMAAGRHSRIHSGEGEWARRERAGRSQHPDPRSSLCVLIPCPGGTAHAPGLSPAGARPLPPLAATVICLVLTLFTNIFQSTCTGINEHTFLAIKPDGVQRHLIGEIIRRFEKKGFKLVGMKLMQASEDLLKKHYIALCDRPFYSHLVKYMRSGPTVAMVWKGLDVVKMARTMIGETNPSDSRPGTIXGDFCIEVSKNVIHGSDSIESARREISLSFHTDKLTCWAESTEHWIYEAAAGQ, via the exons GCCCCTACGGGGTATGGCACGGCCATGGCGGCGGGGCGCCACAGCAGAATCCACTCTGGT GAGGGGGAATGGGCGAGGCGGGAGCGCGCGGGAAGAAGCCAACACCCGGACCCTAGGAGCAGCTTGTGCGTCCTCATTCCTTGCCCAGGCGGTACCGCCCACGCGCCTGGCCTCAGCCCTGCTGGCGCGCGCCCCCTCCCGCCACTGGCTGCCACCGTGATTTGCTTGGTGCTTACCCTGTTCACCAACATCTTCCAGAGCA CTTGCACTGGAATAAATGAGCACACCTTCCTAGCCATCAAGCCAGATGGGGTGCAGCGGCATCTCATAGGGGAGATCATCAGGCGCTTTGAAAAGAAGGGCTTCAAACTGGTGGGGATGAAACTCATGCAG GCCTCGGAAGACTTGCTGAAGAAGCATTATATAGCCCTCTGTGATCGCCCCTTCTACAGCCACCTGGTGAAGTACATGAGATCGGGTCCTACTGTAGCCATG GTCTGGAAGGGGCTGGATGTGGTAAAGATGGCTCGTACAATGATTGGAGAAACTAATCCTTCCGATTCCAGACCCGGAACCATCTGAGGGGACTTCTGCATTGAAGTCAGCAA GAATGTGATTCATGGCAGCGACTCAATCGAGAGTGCCCGGCGGGAGATTTCGCTCTCGTTCCACACAGACAAGCTGACCTGTTGGGcgga